A stretch of Triticum aestivum cultivar Chinese Spring chromosome 1D, IWGSC CS RefSeq v2.1, whole genome shotgun sequence DNA encodes these proteins:
- the LOC123169552 gene encoding cytochrome P450 71A1: protein MASLQLDSTLAVLCLAFVASCIFLVARSRKDGARGSPPPSPPALPVIGNLHQLGRGRHHRRLQALARSYGPLFLLRLGSVPAVVVSSPSLAEAVLKTQDHAFCSRPQPRTARGTLYGCRDMAFSPYGERWRQLRRIAVLHLLSAKQVDSFRSLRQQEVMGFVERIRAGAREGAVNVTELVISLTNTVISKAAFGNRLGGVDPGVVRHMMKELTELLGTIAVSDVFPRLRWVDWATGLDARISRTAAELDRVIEKTLAEHEGSRGNDGEEVHDLLDGLLSIFKDGDQGFRLDRTDVKALILDMFIGGTDTIYKAIEWTMAELVKNPREMEKVQAEVRQVAAGTQGGVLEEELETMSLLHAAMKEALRLHPPIPLFPHESIQNTRLHGYDIPAKTRIMINAWAIGRDSESWEDADEFRSERFMDRAMDYSGKDPRFIPFGAGRRGCPGIAFGMRLAELTLANMMYHFDWMLPEGQDPESFEVVESNGFAPALQYPLILVAKPL from the exons ATGGCTTCTCTTCAGCTCGATTCTACCCTAGCAGTCCTCTGCCTCGCCTTCGTAGCCTCTTGCATCTTCCTCGTTGCTAGAAGCCGCAAGGATGGCGCACGCGGGTCACCGCCACCTTCGCCTCCGGCGCTGCCCGTCATCGGCAACCTGCACCAGCTCGGCCGGGGCCGCCACCACCGGAGGCTGCAAGCCCTCGCGCGGAGCTACGGCCcgctcttcctcctccgcctcggcTCCGTGCCCGCCGTCGTGGTCTCCTCCCCGTCCCTGGCCGAGGCCGTGCTCAAAACCCAGGACCACGCCTTCTGCAGCCGGCCGCAGCCGCGCACGGCCCGCGGCACGCTCTACGGCTGCCGTGACATGGCCTTCAGCCCctacggcgagcggtggcgccagCTCCGCCGCATCGCCGTGCTGCACCTCCTCAGCGCGAAGCAGGTCGACTCCTTCCGCTCCCTCCGGCAGCAGGAGGTCATGGGATTCGTGGAACGGATCCGCGCCGGCGCACGGGAGGGAGCAGTCAACGTGACCGAGCTCGTCATCAGCCTCACCAACACCGTCATCTCCAAGGCGGCGTTCGGGAACAGGCTCGGCGGCGTCGACCCAGGGGTGGTCCGCCACATGATGAAGGAGCTCACCGAGCTGCTCGGGACCATCGCCGTTAGCGACGTGTTCCCGCGGCTCCGGTGGGTGGACTGGGCGACGGGGCTCGACGCGAGGATCAGTCGGACGGCGGCTGAGCTCGACAGGGTCATCGAGAAGACGCTCGCGGAGCACGAGGGGAGCCGAGgaaacgacggtgaggaggtgcatGACCTCCTGGACGGCTTGCTCTCGATCTTCAAGGATGGCGATCAGGGGTTTAGGCTGGACCGGACTGATGTCAAGGCGCTCATCTTG GACATGTTCATAGGAGGCACGGACACGATCTATAAGGCGATAGAATGGACGATGGCCGAGCTTGTTAAGAACCCAAGAGAAATGGAAAAGGTGCAAGCAGAGGTGAGACAAGTTGCTGCCGGTACGCAGGGAGGAGTCCTTGAGGAGGAGCTGGAGACAATGAGCCTCCTCCACGCTGCCATGAAAGAGGCACTACGGCTACATCCGCCCATACCCCTCTTCCCGCACGAGTCGATTCAGAACACCCGGCTGCACGGCTACGATATCCCAGCCAAGACCCGGATCATGATCAACGCATGGGCGATCGGAAGGGACAGCGAGTCATGGGAGGACGCCGATGAGTTCCGGTCAGAGAGGTTCATGGACAGGGCCATGGACTACAGTGGCAAGGACCCCCGGTTCATACCGTtcggcgcggggaggaggggatgCCCCGGTATCGCCTTTGGGATGCGGCTGGCGGAGCTCACACTAGCTAACATGATGTACCATTTCGATTGGATGTTGCCTGAGGGCCAGGACCCGGAGTCATTTGAGGTCGTTGAGTCCAACGGCTTCGCACCTGCTCTTCAGTACCCTTTGATCCTTGTCGCAAAACCTTTGTAA